A stretch of Xenopus laevis strain J_2021 chromosome 8S, Xenopus_laevis_v10.1, whole genome shotgun sequence DNA encodes these proteins:
- the slain2l.S gene encoding SLAIN motif-containing protein-like isoform X1 codes for MVVPGNSPGIPRDHAIDLSDRAMDLAAEPDHSSDLNEVQKLHDLVKRLEIQNQQLKIKRIPQSSNIQNLSGIDNHLSALNCTGVMNSINIQPEKGDLQIIPNLQSQLDQINSEKENIPALRLDAQVQYEKVCSDSKPGSKVEIHCEQDDSSFYCVDSSASAELEEAFGRMSELNSSGENILDETALDEVDVLELGSCSEDEEDCWLYVSPRKVENAEQKPDSPLKWCRQVLDHHSPETEAACRSLIGKLDQASRWKSLYCSPLASPSAYNTNAECSYGSNTLNSPGCLKSTNKALLTCGSSGYLSIHSALSSQSSVDSELSTSDDSISMGYKLQDLTDVQVMARLQEESLRQDYASSSASVSRRSSSASLHSLRRGTFSDQEFDTYSLEDEDDCDCSLSFRSSHQYSPSPLSSPRCQSPSAAERRATTSRIRPPRRSIQNPVQERMKYANCEDEMRHSMPNLAKTSLRSLEAVRSSRSLESDLQGPSSRLTRMQQPSTSTPPSKLRYANNQPALSVRQPIKPGVSTSSHLTSRQAIKSSGYNNSSGIRKIQSSPGLNPSGSGAVSRTPSIKHSNVKSQATIGSTVPKSKMIQPSRRSLPSAKMNNTLDDDSWKDGCY; via the exons ATGGTGGTTCCTGGGAATTCCCCTGGTATTCCACGAGATCATGCAATAGACCTCAGCGACAGAGCAATGGACTTGGCAGCAGAGCCAGATCATAGCTCAGACTTAAATGAAGTACAGAAACTCCATGATTTGGTAAAAAGATTAGAAATTCAAAATCAGCAGCTGAAGATTAAGAGGATTCCGCAGAGTTCCAACATACAAAACTTATCCGGCATTGATAATCATCTTTCTGCTTTAAATTGCACTGGAGTTATGAATAGCATCAACATCCAGCCTGAGAAAGGAGATCTTCAGATAATCCCAAACCTACAGTCGCAACTTGATCAAATCAACTCGGAGAAGGAAAACATTCCAGCTTTGAGACTGGATGCACAGGTGCAGTACGAGAAGGTATGCAGTGACTCAAAACCTGGAAGCAAAGTCGAGATCCACTGTGAACAGGATGATAGTTCCTTCTACTGTGTTGATAGCAGTGCAAGTGCAGAGCTGGAGGAAGCATTCGGCAGAATGTCTGAGCTGAATTCAAGTGGAGAAAATATTTTGGATGAAACCGCACTCGATGAAGTAGATGTGCTGGAACTGGGATCTTGCAGTGAAGATGAGGAGGATTGTTG GTTGTATGTGTCGCCAAGAAAGGTGGAAAACGCAGAGCAGAAACCAGATTCTCCATTAAAATGGTGCAGACAGGTGTTGGACCACCACAGCCCAGAAACAGAAGCTGCTTGTCGTTCCTTAATAGGCAAACTCGACCAAG CGAGTAGATGGAAAAGCCTGTACTGCAGCCCACTGGCATCGCCATCTGCATATAACACCAATGCTGAATGCAGCTATGGTAGCAATACACTAAACTCACCGGGGTGCCTCAAATCCACTAACAAAGCACTACTAACTTGTGGGAGTTCAG GTTATTTAAGTATCCATTCTGCCCTAAGCTCTCAGTCTTCTGTAGACAGTGAGTTGAGTACCTCTGATGACTCCATATCCATGGGCTACAAACTACAAGATTTGACCGATGTGCAGGTCATGGCCCGTCTGCAAGAGGAAA GTCTCCGGCAGGACTATGCCTCCAGCTCCGCGTCTGTTTCCCGACGTAGTTCAAgtgcttctcttcattctctcagAAGAGGAACGTTCAGTGACCAGGAATTTGATACATACAGTCTGGAGGATGAAGATGATTGTGATTGTTCTCTGTCCTTCCGTAGCTCACACCAGTATTCCCCTTCACCTCTTAGTTCACCCCGGTGCCAGTCTCCTTCAGCGGCTGAGAGGAGGGCAACAACTTCACGTATCAGACCCCCCCGAAGATCTATTCAGAATCCTGTCCAAGAGCGAATGAAATATGCAAACTGTGAAG ATGAAATGCGCCACAGTATGCCTAACCTGGCAAAGACAAGCTTGCGTTCCCTTGAAGCTGTAAGAAGCAGTCGAAGTTTGGAGTCTGATCTCCAGGGCCCAAGCAGCCGTTTAACCAGGATGCAGCAGCCTTCAACCA GTACTCCTCCAAGTAAACTGCGATATGCAAACAATCAACCTGCACTGTCCGTTCGCCAGCCTATTAAACCAGGTGTCAGCACAAGTTCACACTTGACCTCAAGGCAAGCAATAAAATCCTCTGGCTACAATAATTCAAGTGGTATACGTAAAATCCAATCTTCTCCTGGTCTGAATCCTTCAGGATCTGGTGCAGTTTCCAGAACACCCTCCATTAAACATTCCAATGTGAAATCTCAGGCAACGATTGGATCCACTGTGCCAAAAAGTAAAATGATTCAGCCATCCAGAAG ATCTCTTCCTTCTGCAAAGATGAACAACACGCTGGACGATGATTCATGGAAAGATGGATGCTATTAA
- the slain2l.S gene encoding SLAIN motif-containing protein-like isoform X2: MVVPGNSPGIPRDHAIDLSDRAMDLAAEPDHSSDLNEVQKLHDLVKRLEIQNQQLKIKRIPQSSNIQNLSGIDNHLSALNCTGVMNSINIQPEKGDLQIIPNLQSQLDQINSEKENIPALRLDAQVQYEKVCSDSKPGSKVEIHCEQDDSSFYCVDSSASAELEEAFGRMSELNSSGENILDETALDEVDVLELGSCSEDEEDCWLYVSPRKVENAEQKPDSPLKWCRQVLDHHSPETEAACRSLIGKLDQGYLSIHSALSSQSSVDSELSTSDDSISMGYKLQDLTDVQVMARLQEESLRQDYASSSASVSRRSSSASLHSLRRGTFSDQEFDTYSLEDEDDCDCSLSFRSSHQYSPSPLSSPRCQSPSAAERRATTSRIRPPRRSIQNPVQERMKYANCEDEMRHSMPNLAKTSLRSLEAVRSSRSLESDLQGPSSRLTRMQQPSTSTPPSKLRYANNQPALSVRQPIKPGVSTSSHLTSRQAIKSSGYNNSSGIRKIQSSPGLNPSGSGAVSRTPSIKHSNVKSQATIGSTVPKSKMIQPSRRSLPSAKMNNTLDDDSWKDGCY, from the exons ATGGTGGTTCCTGGGAATTCCCCTGGTATTCCACGAGATCATGCAATAGACCTCAGCGACAGAGCAATGGACTTGGCAGCAGAGCCAGATCATAGCTCAGACTTAAATGAAGTACAGAAACTCCATGATTTGGTAAAAAGATTAGAAATTCAAAATCAGCAGCTGAAGATTAAGAGGATTCCGCAGAGTTCCAACATACAAAACTTATCCGGCATTGATAATCATCTTTCTGCTTTAAATTGCACTGGAGTTATGAATAGCATCAACATCCAGCCTGAGAAAGGAGATCTTCAGATAATCCCAAACCTACAGTCGCAACTTGATCAAATCAACTCGGAGAAGGAAAACATTCCAGCTTTGAGACTGGATGCACAGGTGCAGTACGAGAAGGTATGCAGTGACTCAAAACCTGGAAGCAAAGTCGAGATCCACTGTGAACAGGATGATAGTTCCTTCTACTGTGTTGATAGCAGTGCAAGTGCAGAGCTGGAGGAAGCATTCGGCAGAATGTCTGAGCTGAATTCAAGTGGAGAAAATATTTTGGATGAAACCGCACTCGATGAAGTAGATGTGCTGGAACTGGGATCTTGCAGTGAAGATGAGGAGGATTGTTG GTTGTATGTGTCGCCAAGAAAGGTGGAAAACGCAGAGCAGAAACCAGATTCTCCATTAAAATGGTGCAGACAGGTGTTGGACCACCACAGCCCAGAAACAGAAGCTGCTTGTCGTTCCTTAATAGGCAAACTCGACCAAG GTTATTTAAGTATCCATTCTGCCCTAAGCTCTCAGTCTTCTGTAGACAGTGAGTTGAGTACCTCTGATGACTCCATATCCATGGGCTACAAACTACAAGATTTGACCGATGTGCAGGTCATGGCCCGTCTGCAAGAGGAAA GTCTCCGGCAGGACTATGCCTCCAGCTCCGCGTCTGTTTCCCGACGTAGTTCAAgtgcttctcttcattctctcagAAGAGGAACGTTCAGTGACCAGGAATTTGATACATACAGTCTGGAGGATGAAGATGATTGTGATTGTTCTCTGTCCTTCCGTAGCTCACACCAGTATTCCCCTTCACCTCTTAGTTCACCCCGGTGCCAGTCTCCTTCAGCGGCTGAGAGGAGGGCAACAACTTCACGTATCAGACCCCCCCGAAGATCTATTCAGAATCCTGTCCAAGAGCGAATGAAATATGCAAACTGTGAAG ATGAAATGCGCCACAGTATGCCTAACCTGGCAAAGACAAGCTTGCGTTCCCTTGAAGCTGTAAGAAGCAGTCGAAGTTTGGAGTCTGATCTCCAGGGCCCAAGCAGCCGTTTAACCAGGATGCAGCAGCCTTCAACCA GTACTCCTCCAAGTAAACTGCGATATGCAAACAATCAACCTGCACTGTCCGTTCGCCAGCCTATTAAACCAGGTGTCAGCACAAGTTCACACTTGACCTCAAGGCAAGCAATAAAATCCTCTGGCTACAATAATTCAAGTGGTATACGTAAAATCCAATCTTCTCCTGGTCTGAATCCTTCAGGATCTGGTGCAGTTTCCAGAACACCCTCCATTAAACATTCCAATGTGAAATCTCAGGCAACGATTGGATCCACTGTGCCAAAAAGTAAAATGATTCAGCCATCCAGAAG ATCTCTTCCTTCTGCAAAGATGAACAACACGCTGGACGATGATTCATGGAAAGATGGATGCTATTAA